The Candidatus Methylomirabilis sp. DNA window GCCAGCAGGGCGAGGCCGAGCGGAATTGCCAGTCCTCTCACGAGGCCTTCTCTCATGGGCCTTCTCCGGCTCCCGAGCCTCAGACGGCGGGGCGCCGCCGCGCATTCGCTGCCTGGCGGCGGGCGCGCCGCAGGAGCAGGACCTCCAGGACGACCGCCATCCCCGCGGCGAGCGGGGGCCAGAGGAACACCCGCGCAGGGAGAGGCGGCTCCAGGACCAGGGTGTACCAGGAGGAGACCGCCTTCCGGGCGCCGGCCTCGCCCCGGCCCCCCTCCCACACGGCGAAGGCGATGGGGATGAAGGTTCCGGGGATGAACTGCAGGTCGTCGGCCCCCTCCGCGGTCACCAGAGCGCGGCGCAGCAGCACCCGCCACCGCCCGTGCTCGAACCGCGCGGCGGCGGTGAGCCCCTGGCCCGCCGCCGACTGGACGCGGGGCTTCTCCGGCCCCGCCGCCGTGAGCTCGCGGGGAGCGGCCCCGCCGGCCCTCCAGAGCCAGAGGGAGACGGGGGCTTCCCGTCCCCCCATGCTGAAGGCCGGTCGCTCCAGCCCCTCCGACAGGCGGACCGGGAACTGGACGCTCGCCGCATCGGGCGGCCTGCCTCCCTCGCCGGCGCTCCGGGAGGGGTCGTCCCACTCCAGGAGAAGCGCCAGCGCGTCCCCCCCGTAGAGGGCCCGCACCGTGACCGAGTCCGTGGCGGGGGCGAAGAGGCGCGGCTCGATGAGGAGTTGTCCGGCGAGGGGGAAGGTGGCACCTTCCGCCGCCTCCCACGCAGGGTCCTCCAGCGTCCGGGGCGCCTCCCCGGGGACCGCGCGTGCCCTGAGGACGCCGCGCACCTCGGGGGGCCGCGCCGGCGCCAGGGTCCGGAGGTAGGCGACCAGGTCCCAGGTCTGCGCCTCGTCCATGCTCTCGGCGTAGGCCGGCATGGGGGTCCCGGCGAGGCCCGTCCGGATGGTCCGCGCCAGGTCCTCCGGCCGGCTTCCCCCCCGGAAGGTCCAGGGCTTCGTCAGGTTCGCGGGGCGGATCGGAAAGCCGGCTTCGTCCTTCAGGGTCGGGGCGGAGGGTCCATCCCCCCGCCCCGCTTCCCCGTGGCACTCCGGGCACCCCAGATCCGCGTAGAGCGTGCGACCCCGTTCCCGCGCGGCGTCGGTCCCGGGCGGCGGTGCCCCGATCGGGAGGGGGGCGGGGGCTGGCTCCCGTCCGAAGCGGGGCGAGAGGATCTTGAGGTAGGCGACCAGGTCTTCCCGCTCCTGGCCACTCAGGTGGTCCCACCCCGGCATGGCGGAGCCCGGCATGCCGACCGTGATCGTCCGGAACAGGTCGGCGTCGGTGGGAAGCCCGCCGCTCGGGGTGCTCCGGATCTTGTAGGTTCCGGTGGTGAAGTCGCGCGGCCTCGGATCGAGCCGGGCCGCGGCGGGCCCGTTCCCTTTCCCCTCCGCCCCGTGGCAGCCGGCACACCAGGCCCGGGCGAGCGCCTTGCCGCGCTCCGGGTCGCCGGCCGCGTGGGCCGCCGTCCCGCCCAGGCCGACCGCCGCGAGGAGCACAAGGGCCCCGATTCGGCTCATTCCCAGCGGCGGGGGGCCACCCCCGCCCCCTCGTACAGGTACAGGATCACCTGCCAGATCTCTTCCTCCGTGAGGAACGGCTCCCAGGCCGGCATGGCCGAGTTCCAGGGGGCCGACTCCCGGGGCAGGCCCGGCCCCCCCTTGGCGATCCGCCAGAACAGGTAGGACTCCTGGAGCTGCGCGATGGTGCCGGGGTCGCGGAAGCTGGCCGGGGCCGGGTTCAGCGCCGCGGCGAAGGGGCCGCGCCCGTCCAGGGCGTCGCCGTGGCAGAACATGCAGTTGGCCGCGTAGAGGGCGGTGCCGGCGGCGAGGTGTCGTGCCCGGGCCGCCTCGTCCCGCCGAAGCGGGTTCTCCAGCCCCTGGATGGTCAGGGGTTTCCCGCGAAAGGTGACCGTCGCCGGCGGGGCCGGGTGCACCGCTCGGAGCTCGGCCGGCGGGGATTGGGCCGGGAGGGCGGCCCCGAGGGCCGCCGCCGCGGCGCCGGCGGGGAGCAGGCACCCGAGGGCGACGCGCAGCCAGCGGAGGTCCGGGCGGAGGAGCAGGGCGATGCCCGGCTGCAGGAAGCCCCGCCAGGTGGCCTCGTCGGAGGAGAAGTAGAGGAGGAGGGCGGCCACCGTAATCGCCATGTAGAGGGTGAGCAGGCTCGCCGGGATGGGGGGCTGGATCGCGAACCGGAACAGGAGGAAGGCCCCGAGGAGGAGGAGCGAGAAGGCCGGGAGGGGCGGCAGGCGGCGCACTACTGCACTTCCCCCTTCCGCTCCGCGAGGTAGGCGACCAGGTCGGTCAGTTCCTTGACGGTGAGCTGGGAGGCGAAGGTGTCGGGCATGATGGGCGGAAACCCCTCCACCGGCTTCGCGCGCGGATTGAGGATCTTCTCCGCGAGCGCGGCAGGATCCCGGCGGGCCCCGATCCGGCTCAGGTCGGGCCCCAGGGTGCCGCCGACCCCTCCCACCGCGTGGCACGCGACGCAGCCCTTCGCCATGAACGCCGTCTGGCCGGCGGCAGGATCCCCCGCGGCGACGAGGGCGGCCGGGACCACGGCAGACGGCCCGCCTGCCCCCGCCGCCGTCTGCGGCGCCTCGGGCGGCAGGTCCGCCTCCCGAACCGTCACCCCTCCCCCCAGGCTCTGCAGATACGCGATGACGGCGAGCAGCTCCGTCCGGTTCAGGTCGACCGGCGGCCGGGCGGCCGGAGGCATGATGGGGGGGAAGCCCGAGACGACGAAGGCGGTCGGGTTGATCAGCGACTCCACCAGGTAGGCCGTCCCGCTCATCCCCGGCTTGCGGGTCGCCGCCCGGGCCCCGACCCCCAGGAGATCCGGGCCGCGCCCGCCGGGCTGCCCGATGGTGTGGCACACGGAGCAGCCCCCCTTCCCGAAGAAGATCCGCTCCCCGGCCCGGGCGAGCGCCTCCGGGCCGAGCGTCCGGACCTCGACGGTCAGCTCCTCCGGCGGGCGGGACTCGATCTGGGGAATGCTGTTGGCGTAGAGGCTGTAGGCGGCGATCACCGCCGCGCCGAAGAGGGCCACCCGCAGCCCCTCCCCCCCCATCAGCGCTCCCCCGCCGGCAGATCCGCCGGCCTCCCGACCGGCGCCTGCTCCTCCCCCAGGGCCGCCAGCCAGAAGATGAACACGAGGAGGAGGAGGAAGACGGCGGTCACGACCGAGACCACGTTGGCCGCATAGCCCAGGGCCGGGGTGAACGCGTCGGGGGACGTGTCCCGCAGGACCCCGTAGACGTGCCAGTGCTGCCGGATGGCGGAGCGGGCGAAGCCCATGAGGCCCATGAGCCAGGTGAAGGTCACCGCCAGGAGGACCAGGACGTACTGGGCGCGCGGCGCGATGTGGCCCCAGGCGATGGGCCCGAGGGAGGTCGCCTTCCGGAAGAGGGCCAGGTCGATCGCCGTCACCAGAAGGATCGTGGCCAGGACCGCCAGAACCTGGTAGACGGAGAAGCCGATCCGGACGATGGCCTCCACGAAGTAGCCGTAGATGCCGTAGAAGAGGACGAGGGCGGCCGCCGCCGCCAGGCAGAGCCACTGGGCCGCCTTCCCCCAGGCCGCCCAGGCCACCACGGCCTCCCGGTTCGCCCGCCGGTACAGGAGCAGGCTCAGGAAGGTGGTGAGGATCATCAGGTTCACGGCGGTGTTCTTGGCCGACATGACGCCCAGGACCCCCAGGACGGGATGGTGCGCTCCCCCCATCCGCCGCGCCTCCTCCAGGCTCGCCACCAGGCTGTGGGGCGTGGCCCAGACCAGAAAGCCGGCGGTGAGGATCAGGAGGAGCCACTTCACGTAGGGCCGATACCGCTCCGCGCCGCGGATCCGGGCCATCCCGAGCCAGAGGTAGTAGTTGCTCCCCAGGAAGAGCACCCCGATCAGGACCGCCTGGATGATCCAGAGCCAGGAGAGGAACCCCCCCATCATGGTGATCCCCATCTGCTGGTTGAAGGCGTAGATCTCCCGCCCCAGCCAGTAGCCGGCGAAGGGGAGGACCATGAGGGCCGAGGTGGCGATGAAGTTGCCGACGTAGCCCATCCAATCGTAGTGGGCGCGCGCCGCCGCGTCGCGGGCCCCCAGGAACTTGGTCCCCGCGTAGGCCGCCACCAGCGCGCCGCCGAAGGAGACATTGGCGATGAGCCGGTGGACGTTGATCGGCATCCAGGTCGGGTTGTTCACCGCCGCCCAGAGGCTCACGAGGCGCCCCGCCTCGTCGAGCCCGGCCGGGCTCATCATGAAGGTGCCCCAGGAGTTGGCGATCGCCATGATCGCGAGCCCGAACAGGTTCAGGAGGAGGCCGAGGAGGAGGTGCCAGCCCTTCCGGGTCCGGAGGCGGTCCCACGAGTACCAGTAGAGGTAGAGGGCGAAGGTCTCGCCGAAGAACAGGAAGGCGTACCCCCACATGGTGGGATAGAAGATGCCGCTCAGGAAGCCGAAGAACTTCGGGTAGAGGCCCACGAGGAGGAAGGTGAGGAGGGCACCCAGGATGGCGGTGGTGGAGAAGGCGGCGAAGGTGAGTTTGGTGAACTCCCGGGCCATCCGGTCGTAGCGGGGATCCTTCGTCCGCCAGCCGATGGCCTCCACGATGAGGGCGAAGAGAGGGACCCCCAGGATGAAGGCGGCGAAGTTCAGGTGGAGCTGGGCGGCGGCCCAGAGGGCGAGGCGGCCGCCCAGGAGGGGAAAGGGGCGGTAGTCGGCGGCGGGCTCGGCGGCGAGGGCGGCTCCGGTCAGCGTCAGGAGAGCCAGGAGCCCGGATGCGCCGAGCATCGGGGTCGCCCGGGACGATGGCGACACGGCGCGGCTCCCGCGGCGGGGGCTACTCGCCCGGCCGCCGGGTGGGGTTGGCGAAGCGCTGGTTCAGCTCCAGGAGCGCCTCCAGGACCGGCCGGGGGAGCCGGTCCCGGTACCAGTAGTAGTCGTCGAGCTGGTTCTTGTAGACGGGGGGGCCGAAGGGAAACCGGAGGCCGCGCTCCGTGCGCAGCGCGCGGACCGTGGCCGGCACCCGGGGGTCGCCCTCCTCCCCGCGGGAGACGCCCGCGGCCTCCGCCGCCTGGCCCGCTGCCGCCCCGGCCAGGAATCCGGTGACGAAGGCGAGCTTCTCCCCCTCGGTCATCTGCTGCCAGGCGCTCCCGTCCACCTCCGTCGGGTGGCGGCGGGGCGCCTCGGCCGCGGCTGCGACGCCGGCCACCAGACCGATCAGGAGCAACCCGACTGCACCCCTTGCCGCCATCGGTCCCTCCCCCCGGCGCCTCAGCGGGGCGTCACGGTCACGCTGGGCAGCGTCGCCTCCTTGGAGACCACGAGGTAGTCCCACATCCCGGAGTAGCCGTGTCCCGTCACCCCGCAGAACAGCCAGAACTTCCCCTCCCGGTTCGCCACGAAGCGGAAGTCGTCGGTGTCGTCCAGGATCCCCTTCACCAGGTCCCGGGTGTAGGCGCGGGGAAACGCGAGCTTCCCATCCTCGGGGGGCATCGGGGTCTGGATGTCGGTAATCGCCAGGCTGTGCGGGTATGCTCCTCCGTAACTGGTGAACTTCACCTCCACCTGCCACCCGAGCGGGACCGTGATGGTGAGGGTGCCGTTGGCGTGCCCGTTGAAGTTGAAGGTCCCGTTCGTCCCGTCCATGGCGCCGATGATGTGCAGGCGCACCAGGCGCGCCTCGGCGTCCACCTGCATCCAGTCCGGGAGGGCCGCGGCCCGGGCCGGGGGAGGGGCCGGGAGGAGCAGGAGGAGCATGAGCAGGGCGGCGCGGCGTCCGCCTGCGAGATGCGGCATGGCGGCAGCTCCCCCCACGAAGATGGCACCAGGCACTGCGCGCCCACGGGGCATTCTACCGTGCTTCCGGACGGCTTGTCACGGGCCGCCGCGAGCTCGGGCGAGAACAAGCGAAAGGGGAGGCGGGGGCGTCGCCCCGCCTCCCCTGCATCTCCGGCCCCGAGGGCCGGCGTTACCGCTTCTTGGGCAGCCCGAAGACGAAGACCGAGTTGCCGTACGGGAAACCCAACTGGAAATTGCCGCCGGAGGCGACCGCGATGAACTGCTCGCCCCCCAGCTCATACGTCATGGGTGGGGCGTTCACGCCCGCCCCGGTCTGGAACTGCCAGAGGACCTTCCCGCTCTTGGCGTCGAGCGCGTTGAAGTTGCCGTTCCCCTCCCCGAAGAAGACCAGGCCGCCCGCGGTGGCCAGCGCGCCTCCGATGAGGGGCTGCTCGGTCTTGTTTTGCCACATGATCTTGCCGGTGTTCACGTCAATGGCGGTGAAGGTGCCCGACTGAGCCTCCCCCGGGATGCTCACGAAGGCGCTCCCGAGCCAGAGCTTCCCCTTCTCCCAGGGGACCGAGTGGACCTTGTACCACATCGGCTGGTGCAGGCCGAGGACGTAGACCGCCTGCGTCTGGGGGCTGTAGGCCATGGGGGACCACTCGGCGCCGCCGTTCGCCCCGGGGAGCATCCGGGCCCCCTCCGCCGTCGGCTGGGCGAACATGTTTTCCTGGGGGACGAAGGCCTGGGAGAGGTGGATCCGCTTCCCGGTGGCCCGGTCCAGGATGTAGACCCAGCCGGTCTTGCCGGCCTCGCCCACCGCCTTCACCTTCTTGCCCCCGACCGTCACGTCGAAGAGGACCGGGGGGCTGACCGCGTCCAGGTCCCAGACATCGTGGGGGACCTGCTGGTAGTGCCAGCGGAGCTTGCCGGTCTCCACCTCCACGGCGACGATGGACTCGGTGTAGAGGTTATCCCCGGGGCGGATGCTGCCGTCCAGGTCGGGGGAGGGGTTGCCGATGGCCATGTAGAGGAGGCCCAGGTCCGGGTCCAGGGCGGGGGTCATCCACATGGACCCGCCCCCCCGCTTCCAGGCGTCCGCGTGCTGGGCCATGGCCGCCTTCTCGGCGGCGATGTTCCGGTTGAGCTTCGTCCCTTCGGGGGTCGTCTCGGCCCAGATGCCTTCCCATCCCGTCTCGGGAATGGTGTGCCACCGCCAGAGCTGCTTGCCCGAGTTGGCGTCGTAGGCGGTCACGAAGCCCCGGATCCCGTACTCCGCCCCGGAGATGCCGATGATGACCTTCCCCTTGTAGACGAGGGGGGCCATCGTCTCGCTGTGGCCGAACTCGGGGTCGGCGATCTCGATATCCCACACGACCTTGCCGGTGTTCTGGTCCAAGGCCACCAGGCGGGCGTCCAGGGTCCCCATGTAGACCTTGCCGTAGGCCACCGCCACGCCCCGGTTGTTGGGCCCGCAGCAGAAGATCTGGGTCCCCAGCTTGTGCTGATAGCGCCAGAGCTGCCGGCCCGTGCTCGCGTCCACCGCGATGGCGGTGTTGTAGGGAGTCGTGAGGTACATCACCCCGTTCACCACGATGGGGACCGTCTGGAAGGAGCCGATGACGCCGGTTTGGAAGACCCAGCGGGGGACCATGCCCCCCACGTTCCGGGTATTGATCTGGCTGAGGGGGGAGTAGCGCTGGTTGGTGTAGTCGCGGCCGTAGATGAGCCAGTTCTTCGTGTCCTTGGCCGCGTTGAGCAGCATGGCATCGGTGACGACGGTGTGCTTCACCTCGGCGGCCAGCGCCGGGGGCGGAGCGGCCGACGGCCCGAGCAAGACCGCCAGCCCCACGAGCAGACCGCATACGGCGACTGCCCGGATGACGCAGTGGTCCCTCATCGCGGTACCCTCCCGACCCTCCCGGGTCCCGGCGTGGCGGCGGCCGTGGCCACGCCACCGGAACGACGAACTCCCCCACGTCCCACGGCGGCGCGGGCAGGGGAGGCTGCTGCACACGACTGGTCGAGCATGGGGATTGACGCTGGTGCTGATACCGGGCCGTCGGATCGACCCACGGGGGCGCCGGGCTGGAAGCGCACACGATCCCCCGGTAGTGGCGGAACGCTAGCGCCGGGGGTGTTTACTGTCAAGAAGATTCTTGGCGATGCGCTGCGGCGCGCTCTCGATCGGCTTCGGGGCGCGCCCCGCACCCCCGCCCCTATGGCGGGGGGCCGAAGGGAAACGCGACGGTCGCCTCCCCGCCCGGCGGGACCAGCACCTCCTGGGCAAGGAGAATGGGCGGAGGCGCCTCCTGCACGCCCCCGGGCGGGCCGTCCCGCCGTGCTCGCCAGCCCTCGTGCCAGGCCTTCACCGTGTAGCGGCCGGGCGGGACACCGGGAATCCGGAAGGTGCCGGAGGCATCGGTCACGGCGAAGCCCGGATGGTCGAAGACCAGGAGATGTCCCTCCATGTGGGCATGGACGTCGCACCGGAGGCGCTGGACGCCGGAGCGCCGGAGGCGGCGCTCCGTCACCTGTCCCCGAACGGTGAGGACGACGTTGAGGACGGGGTGGTCGCCTTGGAAGGCCCGCAGGTTGTGCAGCAGGGGGTCCGAGTTACGGACCGCCAGGGTCGTCCCCACCTGGGCCGCCGTCACGCGCGGGACGAACCGGCAGCCCCGGTTGTCCACGGTGAGCGGGACCGTCGGCGCCGGCGGGGGGTCCCCCGGCCAGGTCTCGAGGAAGACGACCGTGTTGGCCAGGCCGCCCTCCGGGCCCACAACGAGGCGCTCGGCCGGCAAGCGGGCCCCGCAGACCGGAACGTCTTTGGTGACGACCAGCAGCTCTTCGGGCGGCGCCGGGCCCGCGAAGGTGACGCGCCCCGCGATGCTCCCGAGAGCGCCGGGGGCCGCCGTCGCGAGGGCGGGCAGGAGGAGCGCGCCGAGCGCCAGGGGCAGGGGGACCCTCATGGCCGGGCGGGGATCAGGGCCACCCCCCAGGCCCCGTCCCCCGCGGGGAGGGTGGCGATGACCTTGTCCTCGGCGGTGTCGATGACCGAGACGTTCTTGGAGACCCCGTTCGCCACGTAGACCCGCTTCCCGT harbors:
- a CDS encoding c-type cytochrome, whose amino-acid sequence is MSRIGALVLLAAVGLGGTAAHAAGDPERGKALARAWCAGCHGAEGKGNGPAAARLDPRPRDFTTGTYKIRSTPSGGLPTDADLFRTITVGMPGSAMPGWDHLSGQEREDLVAYLKILSPRFGREPAPAPLPIGAPPPGTDAARERGRTLYADLGCPECHGEAGRGDGPSAPTLKDEAGFPIRPANLTKPWTFRGGSRPEDLARTIRTGLAGTPMPAYAESMDEAQTWDLVAYLRTLAPARPPEVRGVLRARAVPGEAPRTLEDPAWEAAEGATFPLAGQLLIEPRLFAPATDSVTVRALYGGDALALLLEWDDPSRSAGEGGRPPDAASVQFPVRLSEGLERPAFSMGGREAPVSLWLWRAGGAAPRELTAAGPEKPRVQSAAGQGLTAAARFEHGRWRVLLRRALVTAEGADDLQFIPGTFIPIAFAVWEGGRGEAGARKAVSSWYTLVLEPPLPARVFLWPPLAAGMAVVLEVLLLRRARRQAANARRRPAV
- a CDS encoding cytochrome c; translation: MRRLPPLPAFSLLLLGAFLLFRFAIQPPIPASLLTLYMAITVAALLLYFSSDEATWRGFLQPGIALLLRPDLRWLRVALGCLLPAGAAAAALGAALPAQSPPAELRAVHPAPPATVTFRGKPLTIQGLENPLRRDEAARARHLAAGTALYAANCMFCHGDALDGRGPFAAALNPAPASFRDPGTIAQLQESYLFWRIAKGGPGLPRESAPWNSAMPAWEPFLTEEEIWQVILYLYEGAGVAPRRWE
- a CDS encoding c-type cytochrome, whose product is MGGEGLRVALFGAAVIAAYSLYANSIPQIESRPPEELTVEVRTLGPEALARAGERIFFGKGGCSVCHTIGQPGGRGPDLLGVGARAATRKPGMSGTAYLVESLINPTAFVVSGFPPIMPPAARPPVDLNRTELLAVIAYLQSLGGGVTVREADLPPEAPQTAAGAGGPSAVVPAALVAAGDPAAGQTAFMAKGCVACHAVGGVGGTLGPDLSRIGARRDPAALAEKILNPRAKPVEGFPPIMPDTFASQLTVKELTDLVAYLAERKGEVQ
- a CDS encoding cytochrome ubiquinol oxidase subunit I, with the translated sequence MSPSSRATPMLGASGLLALLTLTGAALAAEPAADYRPFPLLGGRLALWAAAQLHLNFAAFILGVPLFALIVEAIGWRTKDPRYDRMAREFTKLTFAAFSTTAILGALLTFLLVGLYPKFFGFLSGIFYPTMWGYAFLFFGETFALYLYWYSWDRLRTRKGWHLLLGLLLNLFGLAIMAIANSWGTFMMSPAGLDEAGRLVSLWAAVNNPTWMPINVHRLIANVSFGGALVAAYAGTKFLGARDAAARAHYDWMGYVGNFIATSALMVLPFAGYWLGREIYAFNQQMGITMMGGFLSWLWIIQAVLIGVLFLGSNYYLWLGMARIRGAERYRPYVKWLLLILTAGFLVWATPHSLVASLEEARRMGGAHHPVLGVLGVMSAKNTAVNLMILTTFLSLLLYRRANREAVVAWAAWGKAAQWLCLAAAAALVLFYGIYGYFVEAIVRIGFSVYQVLAVLATILLVTAIDLALFRKATSLGPIAWGHIAPRAQYVLVLLAVTFTWLMGLMGFARSAIRQHWHVYGVLRDTSPDAFTPALGYAANVVSVVTAVFLLLLVFIFWLAALGEEQAPVGRPADLPAGER
- a CDS encoding sulfocyanin-like copper-binding protein — its product is MPHLAGGRRAALLMLLLLLPAPPPARAAALPDWMQVDAEARLVRLHIIGAMDGTNGTFNFNGHANGTLTITVPLGWQVEVKFTSYGGAYPHSLAITDIQTPMPPEDGKLAFPRAYTRDLVKGILDDTDDFRFVANREGKFWLFCGVTGHGYSGMWDYLVVSKEATLPSVTVTPR
- a CDS encoding PQQ-dependent dehydrogenase, methanol/ethanol family, yielding MRDHCVIRAVAVCGLLVGLAVLLGPSAAPPPALAAEVKHTVVTDAMLLNAAKDTKNWLIYGRDYTNQRYSPLSQINTRNVGGMVPRWVFQTGVIGSFQTVPIVVNGVMYLTTPYNTAIAVDASTGRQLWRYQHKLGTQIFCCGPNNRGVAVAYGKVYMGTLDARLVALDQNTGKVVWDIEIADPEFGHSETMAPLVYKGKVIIGISGAEYGIRGFVTAYDANSGKQLWRWHTIPETGWEGIWAETTPEGTKLNRNIAAEKAAMAQHADAWKRGGGSMWMTPALDPDLGLLYMAIGNPSPDLDGSIRPGDNLYTESIVAVEVETGKLRWHYQQVPHDVWDLDAVSPPVLFDVTVGGKKVKAVGEAGKTGWVYILDRATGKRIHLSQAFVPQENMFAQPTAEGARMLPGANGGAEWSPMAYSPQTQAVYVLGLHQPMWYKVHSVPWEKGKLWLGSAFVSIPGEAQSGTFTAIDVNTGKIMWQNKTEQPLIGGALATAGGLVFFGEGNGNFNALDAKSGKVLWQFQTGAGVNAPPMTYELGGEQFIAVASGGNFQLGFPYGNSVFVFGLPKKR
- a CDS encoding carboxypeptidase regulatory-like domain-containing protein, translating into MRVPLPLALGALLLPALATAAPGALGSIAGRVTFAGPAPPEELLVVTKDVPVCGARLPAERLVVGPEGGLANTVVFLETWPGDPPPAPTVPLTVDNRGCRFVPRVTAAQVGTTLAVRNSDPLLHNLRAFQGDHPVLNVVLTVRGQVTERRLRRSGVQRLRCDVHAHMEGHLLVFDHPGFAVTDASGTFRIPGVPPGRYTVKAWHEGWRARRDGPPGGVQEAPPPILLAQEVLVPPGGEATVAFPFGPPP